From one Candidatus Alcyoniella australis genomic stretch:
- a CDS encoding DegT/DnrJ/EryC1/StrS aminotransferase family protein, with the protein MAIVRHSVSLDRREQATALAALAISRARDCDDQRRFAEQFELCSDLHNLTLYSSATAAFYHAIDAAGWEPGEVLLPEYEFHSVPQAIELAGHRPVYAPVDPTTFLLDLERLEQHIGPATRAVLYLHTFGLARDLTPLRELCDRRGLALIEDCAHAAGARPGNGWAGRWGDISIFSFGDGKSLVCLGGGLVAVRDEQLHQRLAQRVSQFTAEPRTAQIKRTVAGLAKAALTTRTGFGLIAYPALRLGLGRLATSLTTNPLRPLEAAPQAWLRSFPCGGARLGLEQLSRLDELNARRRANAAMLDQVLRECPAVELPIEPPGADHTYLCYAIKVGDAQRLARGLIRRGIDVRPDYMSCLNSQSALADHRGRVLYLPNHPNIEPDDACRAARSVIELL; encoded by the coding sequence ATGGCGATTGTGCGTCACAGCGTATCGCTCGACCGACGCGAACAAGCAACCGCGCTCGCCGCGCTCGCCATCAGCCGCGCGCGCGACTGCGACGATCAACGACGATTCGCCGAGCAGTTCGAGCTGTGCTCGGACCTGCACAACCTGACGCTGTACTCCTCGGCCACGGCAGCGTTCTATCACGCCATCGACGCCGCGGGATGGGAACCCGGCGAAGTGCTGCTGCCCGAGTACGAATTTCACTCCGTGCCCCAGGCGATCGAGCTGGCGGGCCATCGCCCGGTGTACGCGCCGGTTGATCCGACAACCTTTTTGCTCGACCTGGAGCGCCTGGAGCAACACATCGGCCCCGCGACCCGTGCGGTGCTCTATTTGCATACTTTCGGACTGGCGCGCGACCTGACGCCGCTGCGCGAGTTGTGCGATCGCCGCGGCCTGGCGCTGATCGAAGACTGCGCCCATGCGGCCGGAGCGCGTCCCGGCAACGGCTGGGCCGGACGCTGGGGCGACATCTCGATCTTCAGCTTCGGCGACGGCAAGTCGCTGGTCTGCCTCGGCGGCGGACTGGTCGCGGTGCGCGATGAGCAGCTGCACCAACGGCTGGCGCAACGCGTCTCGCAATTCACTGCCGAGCCGCGAACAGCACAGATCAAACGGACGGTCGCCGGCCTGGCCAAGGCCGCGCTGACCACACGGACCGGTTTTGGCCTAATAGCATACCCGGCACTGCGCCTGGGGTTGGGACGGTTGGCCACGAGCCTGACCACCAACCCGCTTAGGCCGCTCGAGGCCGCGCCTCAGGCCTGGTTGCGGAGCTTCCCGTGCGGCGGTGCGCGTCTGGGGCTGGAGCAGCTATCAAGGCTCGATGAACTCAATGCCCGGCGTCGGGCCAACGCTGCGATGCTTGACCAGGTGCTGCGCGAATGCCCCGCCGTCGAGCTGCCGATCGAGCCTCCGGGCGCGGACCATACCTACCTGTGCTACGCAATTAAAGTTGGCGATGCGCAGCGACTGGCGCGCGGCCTGATCCGGCGCGGGATCGACGTGCGACCCGATTACATGAGCTGCCTGAACTCGCAATCAGCGCTGGCCGACCACCGTGGCCGCGTGCTCTACCTGCCCAACCATCCCAACATCGAGC
- a CDS encoding radical SAM protein, with translation MSTTIQSSDAPLGVQRTVLLARPAQPASRPLNNATNRVPPMDLKAAEALLATAGYRPLLVDGMAQRRGNRAIVRMAELTRPAWALLSMLEFQQNDLPALDKLTRDLARLGCKVLLAGHYPSFAPQAALDQLSAANGVLRGEPEQALLEVIGADALSTEPIAGLVTRENPQAEIRIVPKLDALPDPLWAPRDVLRYFQRYPLLRAIRPRWGSIMASRGCPRGCTFCSPFSRVSFGADHRRYDPARVESQARNLARVGANMLSFEDDAFTTNRQWTLDVYRRLRPLGLGFIHHARADELDYELMQRMREAGGILLKVGVESGSPRVIESMGKAANGEEWVADVQRLGQDCERLGIGLCAMFIVGCPGETEQDLEQSLALARHIKPELLQIHFFTAYPGSAEYERMSADQRPEPSALHHYAPGQGGDEIAARVSRMARGFFLRPSFVLRHLRRHVGFYLRNPGTAWGLLRGFLGLGS, from the coding sequence ATGAGCACTACAATCCAGTCATCCGACGCACCGCTGGGAGTCCAGCGCACCGTGCTGCTGGCACGGCCGGCCCAACCCGCATCGCGGCCGCTGAACAACGCCACCAACCGCGTACCGCCGATGGATCTCAAGGCGGCCGAGGCGCTGTTGGCGACGGCGGGCTATCGCCCGTTGCTGGTCGACGGCATGGCGCAGCGTCGCGGCAACCGCGCCATCGTGCGCATGGCCGAGCTGACGAGGCCCGCGTGGGCTCTGCTCTCGATGCTCGAGTTTCAGCAGAACGATTTACCGGCACTGGACAAACTGACCCGCGACCTGGCGCGTCTGGGGTGCAAGGTATTGCTCGCCGGACACTACCCCAGCTTTGCGCCCCAGGCCGCACTCGATCAACTGTCGGCGGCAAACGGCGTGCTGCGCGGCGAGCCCGAGCAGGCGCTGCTCGAAGTGATCGGCGCAGACGCGCTCTCGACCGAGCCGATTGCCGGTCTGGTCACTCGCGAAAATCCGCAGGCCGAAATCCGCATCGTGCCCAAGCTCGACGCGCTGCCCGATCCGCTGTGGGCACCGCGCGACGTGCTGCGTTACTTTCAGCGCTACCCGCTGCTGCGTGCGATTCGGCCGCGCTGGGGCTCGATCATGGCCAGCCGCGGCTGCCCGCGAGGCTGCACGTTCTGCTCGCCGTTTTCGCGGGTGAGCTTCGGCGCGGACCATCGGCGTTACGATCCGGCGCGGGTCGAGTCGCAGGCGCGTAACCTGGCGCGAGTCGGCGCCAACATGCTCAGCTTTGAGGACGACGCGTTCACCACCAACCGCCAATGGACCCTCGATGTCTATCGCAGGCTGCGGCCGCTGGGCTTGGGATTCATCCATCACGCCCGTGCCGACGAGCTGGACTACGAGCTGATGCAGCGCATGCGCGAGGCTGGCGGGATACTACTCAAGGTCGGCGTGGAGAGCGGCTCGCCGCGCGTGATTGAGAGCATGGGCAAGGCTGCCAACGGCGAGGAGTGGGTCGCCGACGTCCAGCGGCTGGGACAAGATTGCGAGCGACTGGGCATCGGCCTGTGCGCGATGTTCATTGTCGGTTGCCCCGGCGAGACCGAGCAGGATCTCGAACAAAGCCTGGCGCTGGCGCGGCACATCAAACCCGAGTTGCTGCAGATCCACTTCTTCACCGCCTACCCGGGCAGCGCGGAATACGAACGGATGAGCGCCGACCAACGTCCCGAGCCATCGGCCCTGCACCACTACGCGCCAGGACAAGGCGGGGACGAGATCGCGGCTCGTGTATCGCGCATGGCCCGCGGGTTCTTCCTCAGACCAAGCTTCGTGTTGCGGCATCTGCGCAGGCACGTCGGGTTCTACCTGCGCAATCCCGGAACCGCCTGGGGCCTGCTGCGCGGCTTTCTCGGGTTGGGGAGTTGA